The genomic region TTATGAAAAAAAAAATATTTTTGAAAAAATTATAAAAAAAGAAATAAAATCAGAAATAGTTTACCAAGATGAAAAAATTACAGCCTTTAAAGATATTAATCCTAAAGCTCCTATACATATAATTATTGTACCAAATAAATTTATAAAAAATATGAATGAAATTACTATAAAACATAGCAAAATAATTTTTCATATGTTTTATACAGCAGTTAAAATAGCAAAAATGAAAAATATAGATTTTAGTGGATATAAATTAATTATAAATTGCAATAAAGATGGAGGACAAATAATTCCTTATTTACATATGCATTTAATAGGAGGTATAAAATTAAGTAATTTTATAGTTTAAAACTTCTTAAATTATAATCAGAAATAAAATATAAAATTAACTTTAATATTTTTAAAAAATAAAAATTTATAAGTAATACTAAAAATTATTATTTTATAATAAATTTATTTAATAATTAAGTTAATATTAATTAATAAATTAATATTAACTTATAAAAATAATTTTTATTATATTATATACTAATTATTAATTTTTAATAAATTAGGAATTTTATTATCAATAGGCCATATAATTTTATCATTATTACATATTAACTCATTTTTTGTACTATTAAAAATTAATTTATTAAAACATATTGGACAAGCTAAAATATTTAATAAATTATTATCCATATAAACTCAAAATAAAATGATAATATCATAAAATTATAATATCATAAACTTATATTAAATTTTTATTAAAAAAGCTATAAAATACATTTTTATTCGAAATTATAATATAAATTTTTAAATAGAAATATTTAATTTATAATTAAATAAAAATAAAACAATTTATGATTAACATTTTATTAAAATTAATAGTTAAATTTGATTTTTTGTATTATAAATTTCTATATTCAAAATAAATAAATATAAAATATATTATTTGTAAAATTACATAATAAAAAAACTAAATTTTATTTATATAAAAATATTTATTATTAAAAAATATTAAAATATAAATTAGTATAGTTAATATAAAAAGTATAAATTCGATAAAATTTTTAATTTTTTAAAAAACTGAATTAAATATAAAAATCATAAAAATAAATTTAGTAATCAAAAAATTTAATTTATATATATATATTAAAAAAATTTTAGTTATATAAAAATATAATAATTAAATTAAATTTTATTTTATTAAATTAAATTAGATTTAACTTAAAAAGTAAATTAATATTATTTTTAAAATTTAATTATATTAATTTTTAAAATTAAATATCTTTATAAAAACAAAATTAAAATATTATATTTAATATATAGATTTAAGAAAATAAAATTAAAATAAAAATATTTTTTACATAATTGTGACTTTAAAAATAAATATAAATAAAATTTTAAAAATTAGCATTATGTATTGTTCTTGGAAAAGGAGCTATATCTTTAATATTTTTAATACCTGTAACATAAGATAAAAGTCTTTCAAATCCTAAACCAAAACCAGAATGAGGAACTGTACCATAAACACGGAGATCACGATACCACCAATAATCTTCTTTTTTTAGTCCTAACTCTTTAATTCTATCATCTAACTCTGTTAATCTCTCTTCTCTTTGAGATCCTCCAATTAGTTCACCTACTCTAGGTACTAATAAATCCATAGAAGCTACGGTTTTATTGTCATCGTTTAGTCTCATATAAAAAGCTTTCATACTTTTAGGAAAATTTTTAATAAAAACAATTTTTTTAAAATGTTGTTCACAAATATATTTTTCTTGTTCTGATGATAAATCATCTCCAAACAATATTTTTTTATTATTAAAGTTTACATTAGCATTATTTAATATTTCAATTACTTCACAATAATCAATTTGTATAAAATTATATTCTAAACTTTGTTCTAATTTATCTAATAAATTTATATTCGTATATTCTGAAAAAAAAATAAGTTCATCTTTACATTTTTTTAATAAAATATTAAATAAATATTTTAAAAATAACTCAACAAAAATTATTATATGATTTAAATCACTAAATGCTATCTCTAATTCTAACATCCAAAATTCTGATAAATGTCTACTTGTATTTGAGTTTTCAGCTCTGAAAGTAGGACCAAAAGAATAAACGTTAGATAAAGCACAAGCATATGCTTCTAAATTTAATTGACCAGAAACAGTTAAAAATGTTTTTTTACCAAAAAAATTATCTTTATAAATACCATGATTAAAATTATAATCATTTTTTGTTTTTTGAGAAGACGATGAAACAGAAAAAGTATCTCCAGCGCCTTCAGTATTAATACTTGTAATTATAGGAGTAGGAACCCAAAAAAAACCTTTACGATGCAAAAATTTATGCAAATAATAGTTTAGAGTATTTCTTACTCTGGATATTGATCCTATGATATTAGTTCTAGGCCTTAAATGAGCTACTTCTCTTAAATATTCTAAGGTATGTTTTTTAGAAGAAATAGGATATGTATTTGGATTAAATACTGATCCAGCAATTTTTATTTCTTTAGATAAAATTTCATATTTTTGTAAATTACCTAAAGAATTTATTATTTTTCCTTTAACAGTTAATGAACATCCTGTTGTTATATTTATAATTTCACTATAATAATTATTTAAAGTATTTTTAGATATTATTTGTATAGTATTTAAACAAGAACCATCATATAAATTAATAAAAGAAATACCTATTTTAGAATCTCTTTTTGTACGAACCCAGCCATTAATAATAATATCAGAGTTTAGATTAAAATTACCTTGATATATATCTTTGATAGTAATAACTTTCATTAAATTACCTTATCTTAAATTTCTTTATTTTTACCAGTATATTATAAAATGTACTGATAAAAATAAAGAAATTTACTAAAAGTTATTTTTTATATTACATATATTAAAAGCTTTCTTTAAAGAAAGAATAAAATCTTTATCATAACAAACAGTTTTTCCTGGACTATCTGATAGTTTAGCAACTGGCTTATTGTTACATTTTATTAATTTTATAACTATATTAAGAGGTTTTATATGAGGAATATCACATGTTAATTTAGTACCCAAACCAAAAATTAAATTTACTCTATTACTAAAATGACGATATAAATATATAATTTTATTAAAATTTAAATTATCAGAAAATAACAAAGTTTTTTTTATAGGATTTATACCTAATTTATTATAATGATTTAATATTTTTTCTCCCCAAATAAAAGGATTACCAGAATCATGTCTTACTCCTTTATAACGATTAGCAAATTCAAAATTAAAATCATTCAAAAATGCATCAGAAGTAATACAATCTGTAAGAGCAATATTCAAGTGATTATCATATTGATCTAGCCAAATCTTTAAAGCCAATCTTTGACTATACTTTAATTTTTTACTAATTTGCTGATGAGCTTGAAACCATTCATGTGATTGAGTACCAACTGGTTCTATTTTTAATAAACGAGCTATATGATAATTGCTAGAACCTATAAACCAAGGAAATTCTTTAATAAGAGTTTTTATAATATTAAAATGAACCGTATAAGAAAATCGTCTTCTAGTACCAAAATCTATTATTTTTAATTTAGATAAATCAAGATCATTAGTATTTTTTTTAAAATGATCAATTTTTTCATATAAATAATTGATAGCATGCTTTGAATTAATTTTAGAATTACGATTTTTATGAACTATTTCACTAATTAAAGCTAATATAGGAACTTCCCATAATATAACTTCTCTCCAAGGACCACTAATACTAATTTGTAATTTACCGTAATAATTATTTAATTTAATTTGATTAGTGTCATAACGAAATTTTTTTAACCAATTTATATAATCTTTTTTAAAAAATGGTAATGATGAGATGTATTTAAATTCTATATCACTCAATTTTAAATTATCCATCATTTTAATTTGATACATTATCAGATCAGAATAATACCCTAAATAATCATTATCACGACAAATAAGTTTAGCTACTACATTAATATTATAATAACTGTAAAATACAGCTTGTTGCATATATAATTTATATGCATCTGTATCAAGAAAATGTTTCAATATAGGATATTCAAATTTTTTAAAATAATTTTTAATCATTATATTTGTATAGTACATTTTTATGGAATAAAAATAATTTACAAAAATGTTTTAAAAATATATTTTCGTAAATTAATTTTTAATATATATAAAATTTTAAATAAAAATATATAAAAAACCTATTGTTATAGAAGATTATAAGTCTTATTAAAAAAATTATATTTACAAGCCAAAGAGCAATATTTATCTAAACTATTCCTGCAATATTTACATTGTATAAAAAGCAAATGACAAGAACTATTTTTACAATTTATATAAGTATCACAAAGATTATTACATTGATGACAAGAAGATATTATGTTATTTGAATAATCTTCAATCATACGCGCATCAAAAACAAAGAGTTTTCCTTGAAAGTAATTAGGTAAATTAAACTTATGTACATCACGTAAATATTTTAAGATACCACCTTTTATATGATATACATTTTTAAAATTATTATTAAGTAACAAAGAGGTAGATTTTTCGCATCTAATACCACCAGTACAATACATTAATATCTTTTTATTTTTAAATTTTATTAATAAACTTAATATATCTTGCATTTGTTGTTTAAAAGTTTTAGCTCTAACATTTATAGAATTTACAAAATGTCCTATTTCATACTCATAATAATTACGCATATCTACTAATACGGCAGAAGAATCTTCAATCATATTATTAACTTCTATAGCATTTAAATATATTCCATTATTTTTATTATTAAATTTATTACAAATAATACCATCAGAAACAATTTGTTTTTTAATTCTGACATACAATTTATTAAATGGTATTTTACTATAACTTAGGGCTAAATTCATATACAAATTATTTAATTCAGATTTTAAAAGATATATGAATAATTTCATTTTATGATAAAAAACCAAAGGTACACTAATTTGAGCATTAATACCTTCAAAAGATATATAAACTCTACCTAAAATATTCATTTTATTAAAATTTATATGAATAAAATCACGAAATAATTCCGGTTTACTAATATAAAAATATTTATAAAAAGAAACTATCTTAATTTTATGTATTTTATTTTTTTTTTTGTTCAACAAACTTTTTTTATCTTTACTCAACAAAAATGACATTAAATTCACCAAATATTTATATAATTTTAAATTTATATTTTAAAAGCTAACTATTTATCAAAAATATCATTTATAATAAAAATATAATTTTATAGTTTATTTATTAAATTAATTCTAGAGATAATTTTTAATTTATTTTTTCTTAAAGATGTAATTCTTGATTTAGAATCAAAATATAATTTTTTAGGAGCTTTAATTATAAAATTGTTATTTAATAATCTAGATTGTAAAATATCTATTTCTTTATCTATTAAATTTAACTTTTTATTTAAACTATTTAATTCCCTTTTTTTATCTAATAATCCTTTTAAAGGTATTAATAATTCCATTTCATTTATAAAAGTAGATATAGAATAATCTATAATTTTGTTACTGCTATCTGATATAAATTTAATTTTATTTAAAAATAATATTTTAATAAGGAAATAACTAATTTTATTTATCTGATAAACTTCTTTTTTATTTAAATTATTAAAAACTAATATTAGTGGTTGTGATTTACTAATATTCATATTACAACGAGTATCTCTTACAAAAATTATAATTTTTTTTAATAAAGATACATATTTAACAGATGAACCTGATAACTTATTTTTATCAAAATTAGGAAAATTTTCTAACATAATAGATTCAGAATTAGGAGATTTTAACAATTTAATACGTTGCCATATAGTTTCAGTTATAAAAGGTATAATAGGATGAGATAGTTTCAGAATAGAATCTAAACATTCTAATAATGTATATAAAGTACTATTTATTTTTTTTTGAATATTTAATTTAATGTTTATTTTAGCTAATTCTAAATACCAGTCACAAAATTCACTCCAAATAAAATTATATAAAATTCTTGTAGCTATATCAAATCTATACTCATCTAAAGCATTTCTATATAACTTAATAGTTAAATTCAATTTAATAAATATCCATTTATCTATAAATGATAATTTAATATTTTTAATAATATTATTATATTTAAATTTATCTATATTAGTTATAACAAATCTACTAGCATTCCATAACTTATTACAAAAATTTTTATAACCTATCAATCGATTCATATCCCAATTAATATCACGACCAGTTGAAGCTAAAGCAGCAAAAGTAAATCTCAAAGCATCAGTACCTGTACCTTCTATACCTTTAGAAAAAAAATTTTTAGTATAATTCTTAACTTTTTTAATTGTATTTGAATCATTTAAATGATTAGTTCTTTTAAAAATTAGTTCATCTAAAGTAATTCCATCTATAATATCTAACGGATCAATTATATTACCTTTTGATTTAGACATTTTATTACCTTCTTCATCACGAATTAATCCAGTAATGTATATTTCTTTAAAAGGAATTTGAGGAACGTTATTAGAATCTTTAATAAAATACATAGTTAACATAATCATTCTAAAAATCCAAAAGAAAATAATATCAAAAGCACATACTAAAACATTTGTAGGATGAAATGTTTTTAAATCACTATTACAATTAGGCCAACCTAATGAAGCAAAAGTCCATAAACTAGAAGAAAACCAAGTATCTAAAACATCACAATCTTGTTTTAATTTTATATTAGAAGATAAATTATTTTTAATTCTAACATCTAGTTCATTATTTCCAACATAAATATTTCCATCTCTATCATACCATGCAGGTATTCTATGGCCCCACCATAACTGTCTAGAAATACACCAATCTTTGATGTCTTTCATCCAAGAAAAAAACATACCTTCATATTTTTTAGGTATAAATTTAATCTTTTTATTTTTTACAGCATCAACAGCTGTCTTAGATAATAAATCTACTTTTAAATACCATTGATCTGTTAACATAGGTTGGATAATAGAATTACTACGATCTCCATAAGGAGTAGATACTTCATAAAAATTAAATTTATCCAATAAATTTAATTTTTCTAGTTCTTTTATAATATATTTTTTAGCATCAGATATAGACAAATTATGAAGTTTTAAAGGAACAAAAGTATCATAAATATTTGATTTATACCCTTGATAATCATATATCTCTAATATATTTTTAATATTTCCATCAAAAGTAAATATGTTTATCATAGGTAACTTATGTCTAATAGCTAATTGATAGTCATTAAAATCATGAGCAGGAGTAATTTTAACACAACCAGTTCCTTTATTTATATCAACATATTTGTCACTAACTATAGGAATATATCTATTAATTATTGGAACAGATACAGTTCTACCTATTAAATTTTTATATCTATCATCATTAGGATTTACAGCTATAGCTGTATCCCCTAATAAAGTTTCAGGACGAGTTGTAGCAACTATTATGTAATCATTATTCACAGTACTACTAGTATTAAATTTTAATTTATCTTTTAATAAAGGATAACGTATATACCAAATGTATCCTTTTTTAGAAATATGATTAACTTCTATATCAGATATTACTGTTCTTAATTTAAAATCCCAATTAACTAGTCCTTTTCTACGAATAATTAATTTATTATTATATAACTCAATAAATGCAGTTTTAACTGCTTGAGAAATACCTTCATCTAAAGTAAATCTTTCTCTATCCCAATCAACAGAATTACCCAATCTTCTCATTTGAGAATTAATATTATTTTTAAACTTTTTTGTCCACAACCAAACTTTTCTTAAAAAATCAGATCTATTATACTCAGTTCTTAATTTTTTTTCTTCATCATAAATTTTACGTTCTACAAGAATCTGAGTTGCAATACCAGCATGATCTGTTCCAACTTGCCATAAAGTATTTTTACCTTTCATCCTATTATATCTGATTAAAATATCTATAATTGTATGCTGAAATGCATGACCCATGTGTAAATTACCAGTAATATTAGGAGGAGGTATAACTATACAAAAACTTTCATTTTTATTGTTTGGTTTAAAAAAACCTTTTTTTTCCCAAAACTTATATAATTTTTCTTCAAATTTTGAAGGAATATACACTTTTTCCATAAAAATATCTTTTTAAAGTAAAATATGAAAATTATTTAATATCATATTTGTAATGTTTATAAAAATAATTAAAATTTATTAATTAATATTAAAATAAATTAATTTTTGATAATATTAGATAAATTAAGTAAAAATTGAGCAATTAAGAATAAAGGTCTGCCAGTAGATCCTTTATTAACTCCTGAATTATATGCAGTTCCAGCAATATCAAAGTGAGCCCATTTATAATTACCTATAAAATGAGACAAAAAACAAGCAGCAGTGATTGCACCTGCAGATTTATTTCCTATATTAGATATATCAGCAAAGTTAGATTTTAATTGTTCTGAATATTTTTTAAATAAAGGAAGATTCCATGCTGTATCGCCTGTTTGATTAGAAGCGCGCAAAAGATCTGATGATAAGGAGTCATCATTAGAAAATAAACCATGAATATCTTTTCCTAAAGCAACAACACAAGCACCTGTAAGAGTTGCTATATCTATTACTATGTAAGGATCAAATCTATTTATATAAGTTAATACATCACACAATACTAAACGACCTTCAGCATCAGTATCTAAAACTTCTACAGTTTTTCCAGACATTGTTCTAACTATATCTCCTGGTCTAAATGAATTATTACCAGGCATATTTTCACAACCAGCTAATACCCCTATAACATGTAAAGGTAATTTTAATTCTGCAAGAAAAACCATAATTCCATAAACTACAGCAGCTCCACACATATCATATTTCATTTCATCCATATTAAAAGAAGGTTTTAAAGATATTCCCCCAGAATCAAAAGTTAAACCTTTACCTATTAAAACAATTTTTTTATCATATAAATTATCAACTATTGTATTTTTAAATTCTATTAAAGACATATATGATTTATTATAAGAACCTCCTCCTACAGCTAAATATGCAGACATACCCAATTCTTTCATTTTATTTTCGTCGATTATTTTAACTTTAATAAAATTATTATATTTATTTAATAAATCTAAAGAAACTTCAGATAAGTACAAAGGATTACATACATTAGGGGGCATATTACCTAGATCTTTGGCTTTATTTAAACCAATAGAAATAGATAAAGAAATCTTTAATGCATTTTTTACAATATTAATATCTTTACTATTATTAACATTTAAAATTATTTTATTTAGTAAAATACTATCATTTGACTTTTTAAAAAATAAAAAATTATAAATTTTGTCTTCGACAGACTCTATTAAAAATCTGGTTTTCCAATATATATCTAGATTTTTAATATGTAAATCTAAAAATAAATAAATAACTTCTTGAACATTTATGTCATTTAATATAGAAATAGATTTATATATTAACTTCTTATACTTAACTAAATCAAATTTTTTTTGTATTCCACAGCCCATAATCAAAAACTGGTTATTATGAGAATTATTTGAACTATTTATAAAAGTATATTTACCAAAATTAGTGTTAAGTTTACTATTTTTGACTAAATATCTCAAATATTTATTAATATAAATATTTGAATATGTAATTGTGTTTGTCTTATTAAAACAATCAAAAACTCCCAAAACAAAGAATTTATTATTTAAATTTTTAATTTTTATTTTACAAATATCATATTTCATTTTTTTTGTCTTATTAAATTATTTAATTAAATTTATCAAAATTTTAACATAAAATAAAAATTTTAATCGATTATATAATTAAATAAAAATATTTTTATATTAAATAGTTAAAATTGAAAATAAATATATTAAACAAAAGATTTAATAAACATCAAAAGTACCAATATGTTTATATAATTAACTATTTTATATTAAAAAATATAATTATAATATAACCATATTATTTAATTTATTTAGGAAAATAAGTATATGAATAATAACTTTTATAAAAAAAATTTTTTAAACTTTTCTTTATTTAACAAAGAAGATATAGAATTTCTAATAAAATTTTCATCTCATTTAAAAAAAACAAGAAAAGAAAAAAAAGAAAAAAAATACCTGAAGAACAAAAATATAATTCTTATTTTTGAAAAAGAATCTACTAGAACTAGATGTGCTTTTGAAGTAGCCGCATTTGAACAAGGAGCTAATACTACGTATATAGGACCAAAAGATAGTCATATTGGGTATAAAGAATCGTTTAAAGATACAGCTAAATTTCTTAGTAAAATATATCACGCTATACAATACAGAGGTCATGAGCATGAAAAAATAGAAGAATTAGCTAAATATTCAGATATAACTGTATGGAATGGACTAACTAACAAATTTCATCCAACACAAATTATTGCTGATTTATTAACTATGAAAGAAAATTTACCAGAAAAAAAAATAGAAAACATTTCTTGTGCTTATATAGGAGATATAAATAATAATATATGTAATTCTATACTAGAAATATCTAAAATAACAGGAATGAAAATAAACTTAATTTCTCCTAAAAAATATTGGTTTCAATATAAAAGAAAAAAAAATAATAATGTATTTTTAACCGAAAATATTGCAAAAGGAGTAAAAGATGTAGATTTTATATATACAGATATATGGTTATCTATGGGAGAAACAGAAACATCCTGGGAAGAAAAAATAAAATTTTTAAAGAACTATCAAGTAAATAAAAATGTTTTAAAATTAAGTCAAAATAAAGAAATTAAATTTTTACATTGTTTACCTTCTTTACATGATAAAAATACTATAATAGGGAAAAAGATTTTAAATGAATATAAATTTCTAAACAATGGAGTAGAAGTAACAAATGAAGTTTTTGAATCAAAAAATAGTTTAGTATTTGAACAAGCAGAAAATAGATTACATACTATAAAAGCTATCATGATATTAACATTAATAAAAAATGTACAATTTTAATAAAATTATTATTTTGAATATAAAAATAAATTAAAAAATAAAAGGTTTATATAAAAAATGATTAAGAAAAAAATACAGACTAAAAATGCTCCTGAAGCTATAGGGCCATATGTACAAGGAATAAGTTTAGGAAAAAATATAGTAATCACTTCAGGACAAATTCCTATAGATCCTATATCAAAAAATATTCCTAAGGGAATTGAAAAACAAACAGAAATAGTATTATTAAATATTAAAGAAATAATTCAAAAATCTGGTTTATTAGTAAATAACATAGTAAAAACAACAATTTTTACTACTAATTTAAATAAAATTAATATTATAAATAATATTTATGAAAATTTTTTTATAAAAAATAAGGTTATTATTTTTCCAGTTAGATCTTGTGTAGAAGTTTCTAGATTACCTAAAAATGTATTAATAGAAATTGAAGCTATGGCTTTTAAAGAATAATTAACTAATTTAATATTTAACAAAATTTTGTAAGTTAATATGCCACACTTTTGTGGCATAAATTATAAAAGTCCACAAATAAAAAATTATAAGTCACGAAGACGTAATTGCGCAACATAAGATAATTCATTTTTCTTTTTTACATTTTTGATATTTTGTTTTTTATCATTTGATTTTCGTGAATGATAAAAATTATAATAATTGTTATTTTTATTATTTTTAATTTCTCTTTGTTGTTTATTGCAAATTAACTTAATATTAATAAATTTATTTAAAATACGAGTTTTAGATAATTTTAGTAAAAAATTCTTTGAAATTCCTTTAGATAACTCAATATTTGAATAATTGGAAAATAATTTTATATTTCCAATGTTTCTACTATTTATATTACCTTCATTAGAAATAGCTCCAACTATATGACGTACTTCTACTCCATCATTACGACCAACATCAATACGATATAAATCAGTATTTGATGAATCTTTACTACGATCTTTTCTAAATCTATAATTTTTATTAGAATTATTTTTATTATGATAACTATTATTGTTTTTAAATTTATTAAAAGAAATTTTATTTGGTTTTAAAATAGTATCTGGGGGTAAAATTAATGGTCTATCTCGTTGCGCCATTTTTAATAATGCTGCTGCTAAATTTTCAATGCTTAAATCATGTTGTATAGGTTTAATTTTAGTTAATAAATTACAATATTTATCTAAATCTTTACTTTCTAATTCTTTTTTAACCATTTCGGAAAACTTAGATAAACGTTTTTCGCTTAATAATTTAGAGTTTGGTAAATAAATTTCAGTAATCCGCAATTTAATATTACGTTCTATATTTTTAAGTAATCTGTATTCACGTGGCTCTACAAATAATATAGCTCTTCCTGTTCTTCCTGCTCTACCTGTTCTACCTATACGATGCACATAAGACTCAGCATCCATAGGGATATCATAATTTATAACTAAACTAATACGATCCACATCCAAGCCTCTAGCTGCAACATCAGTTGCAATTAATATATCCAATCTGCCATCTTTTAATCTCTCTAAAGTCTGTTCTCTTAAAGATTGATTCATATCACCATTTAATGCAGAACTATTATAACCACTTTTTTCTAAAGCTTCAGAAACTTCTAGAGTCGCACTTTTAGTTCGTACGAATATTATAGTTGCAGAAAAGTCTTCTGATTCTAAAAATCTAACTAAAGCATTAGTTTTTTTTCCATATACCATCCAATAACTTTGTTTAATATTAGGGCGATTAGAAACATTTGAATTTATTCTAACTTCTTTAGGTTTATTCATAAATCTTCTAGATATATTTCTAATTACATCAGGCATAGTAGCAGAAAATAATG from Buchnera aphidicola (Neophyllaphis podocarpi) harbors:
- a CDS encoding histidine triad nucleotide-binding protein, yielding MNYEKKNIFEKIIKKEIKSEIVYQDEKITAFKDINPKAPIHIIIVPNKFIKNMNEITIKHSKIIFHMFYTAVKIAKMKNIDFSGYKLIINCNKDGGQIIPYLHMHLIGGIKLSNFIV
- the asnS gene encoding asparagine--tRNA ligase, whose translation is MKVITIKDIYQGNFNLNSDIIINGWVRTKRDSKIGISFINLYDGSCLNTIQIISKNTLNNYYSEIINITTGCSLTVKGKIINSLGNLQKYEILSKEIKIAGSVFNPNTYPISSKKHTLEYLREVAHLRPRTNIIGSISRVRNTLNYYLHKFLHRKGFFWVPTPIITSINTEGAGDTFSVSSSSQKTKNDYNFNHGIYKDNFFGKKTFLTVSGQLNLEAYACALSNVYSFGPTFRAENSNTSRHLSEFWMLELEIAFSDLNHIIIFVELFLKYLFNILLKKCKDELIFFSEYTNINLLDKLEQSLEYNFIQIDYCEVIEILNNANVNFNNKKILFGDDLSSEQEKYICEQHFKKIVFIKNFPKSMKAFYMRLNDDNKTVASMDLLVPRVGELIGGSQREERLTELDDRIKELGLKKEDYWWYRDLRVYGTVPHSGFGLGFERLLSYVTGIKNIKDIAPFPRTIHNANF
- a CDS encoding leucyl aminopeptidase; amino-acid sequence: MKYDICKIKIKNLNNKFFVLGVFDCFNKTNTITYSNIYINKYLRYLVKNSKLNTNFGKYTFINSSNNSHNNQFLIMGCGIQKKFDLVKYKKLIYKSISILNDINVQEVIYLFLDLHIKNLDIYWKTRFLIESVEDKIYNFLFFKKSNDSILLNKIILNVNNSKDINIVKNALKISLSISIGLNKAKDLGNMPPNVCNPLYLSEVSLDLLNKYNNFIKVKIIDENKMKELGMSAYLAVGGGSYNKSYMSLIEFKNTIVDNLYDKKIVLIGKGLTFDSGGISLKPSFNMDEMKYDMCGAAVVYGIMVFLAELKLPLHVIGVLAGCENMPGNNSFRPGDIVRTMSGKTVEVLDTDAEGRLVLCDVLTYINRFDPYIVIDIATLTGACVVALGKDIHGLFSNDDSLSSDLLRASNQTGDTAWNLPLFKKYSEQLKSNFADISNIGNKSAGAITAACFLSHFIGNYKWAHFDIAGTAYNSGVNKGSTGRPLFLIAQFLLNLSNIIKN
- a CDS encoding rhodanese-related sulfurtransferase, which produces MSFLLSKDKKSLLNKKKNKIHKIKIVSFYKYFYISKPELFRDFIHINFNKMNILGRVYISFEGINAQISVPLVFYHKMKLFIYLLKSELNNLYMNLALSYSKIPFNKLYVRIKKQIVSDGIICNKFNNKNNGIYLNAIEVNNMIEDSSAVLVDMRNYYEYEIGHFVNSINVRAKTFKQQMQDILSLLIKFKNKKILMYCTGGIRCEKSTSLLLNNNFKNVYHIKGGILKYLRDVHKFNLPNYFQGKLFVFDARMIEDYSNNIISSCHQCNNLCDTYINCKNSSCHLLFIQCKYCRNSLDKYCSLACKYNFFNKTYNLL
- a CDS encoding Trm112 family protein, which encodes MDNNLLNILACPICFNKLIFNSTKNELICNNDKIIWPIDNKIPNLLKINN
- a CDS encoding valine--tRNA ligase, whose product is MEKVYIPSKFEEKLYKFWEKKGFFKPNNKNESFCIVIPPPNITGNLHMGHAFQHTIIDILIRYNRMKGKNTLWQVGTDHAGIATQILVERKIYDEEKKLRTEYNRSDFLRKVWLWTKKFKNNINSQMRRLGNSVDWDRERFTLDEGISQAVKTAFIELYNNKLIIRRKGLVNWDFKLRTVISDIEVNHISKKGYIWYIRYPLLKDKLKFNTSSTVNNDYIIVATTRPETLLGDTAIAVNPNDDRYKNLIGRTVSVPIINRYIPIVSDKYVDINKGTGCVKITPAHDFNDYQLAIRHKLPMINIFTFDGNIKNILEIYDYQGYKSNIYDTFVPLKLHNLSISDAKKYIIKELEKLNLLDKFNFYEVSTPYGDRSNSIIQPMLTDQWYLKVDLLSKTAVDAVKNKKIKFIPKKYEGMFFSWMKDIKDWCISRQLWWGHRIPAWYDRDGNIYVGNNELDVRIKNNLSSNIKLKQDCDVLDTWFSSSLWTFASLGWPNCNSDLKTFHPTNVLVCAFDIIFFWIFRMIMLTMYFIKDSNNVPQIPFKEIYITGLIRDEEGNKMSKSKGNIIDPLDIIDGITLDELIFKRTNHLNDSNTIKKVKNYTKNFFSKGIEGTGTDALRFTFAALASTGRDINWDMNRLIGYKNFCNKLWNASRFVITNIDKFKYNNIIKNIKLSFIDKWIFIKLNLTIKLYRNALDEYRFDIATRILYNFIWSEFCDWYLELAKINIKLNIQKKINSTLYTLLECLDSILKLSHPIIPFITETIWQRIKLLKSPNSESIMLENFPNFDKNKLSGSSVKYVSLLKKIIIFVRDTRCNMNISKSQPLILVFNNLNKKEVYQINKISYFLIKILFLNKIKFISDSSNKIIDYSISTFINEMELLIPLKGLLDKKRELNSLNKKLNLIDKEIDILQSRLLNNNFIIKAPKKLYFDSKSRITSLRKNKLKIISRINLINKL
- the pncB gene encoding nicotinate phosphoribosyltransferase, with protein sequence MIKNYFKKFEYPILKHFLDTDAYKLYMQQAVFYSYYNINVVAKLICRDNDYLGYYSDLIMYQIKMMDNLKLSDIEFKYISSLPFFKKDYINWLKKFRYDTNQIKLNNYYGKLQISISGPWREVILWEVPILALISEIVHKNRNSKINSKHAINYLYEKIDHFKKNTNDLDLSKLKIIDFGTRRRFSYTVHFNIIKTLIKEFPWFIGSSNYHIARLLKIEPVGTQSHEWFQAHQQISKKLKYSQRLALKIWLDQYDNHLNIALTDCITSDAFLNDFNFEFANRYKGVRHDSGNPFIWGEKILNHYNKLGINPIKKTLLFSDNLNFNKIIYLYRHFSNRVNLIFGLGTKLTCDIPHIKPLNIVIKLIKCNNKPVAKLSDSPGKTVCYDKDFILSLKKAFNICNIKNNF